A region of the Myxococcus stipitatus DSM 14675 genome:
CGCCAACTACGCCTTCCTCAACCGCCTGCTGCTCGCGGAACTCTTGCGCCAGACGCTGCGCGAGCTGTTCGGCGACGTGGAGGCGCCCCTCGTCTACGACGTGCCCCACAACATCACCCTCCCGCACGAGGGCGGCTTCCTGGCGCGCAAGGGGGCGTGCCCGGCGGCCGCGGAGCAGCCCGTCATCATCCCGGGCTCCATGGGCGCCACCTCCTTCCTCATGGTGGGATGTGGCGACGCGCGGGCGCTGGAGTCCGCGTCCCATGGCGCGGGTCGGGCGCGCTCCCGCTTCTCCCTGGCCCGCGCGGGTGCGGACCAGAGCGAGGCGGCGCTGGGCTTGAAGGGCGTGGACTGCATCTCCCTGCGCGAGGAGCGCCGGGTGGAGGAGGCCCCCGCCGCCTACAAGCCCATCCGCCCGGTGGTGGACTCGCAGGTGGAGGCCGGCATCGTGCGCGAGGTGGCTCGGCTGTCCCCGCTGCTCACCTTCAAGGCCTGAGGGGGCCGAGCGCTGGAGGACGGTGCCGCATCATTCTTCTTGGTGCGTGCACCGTCCCCTGGTTGGAATGCGCGCAGACGCGTCACGGGAGGGGAACATGGAGAACCACTTCGGAGCGCCCGCGGGGAATGAGCTTCCCCAGACGAATCCCCAGCAGGAAGTGTCCCTGCCGGCCATCCTCCTGATGGTCGCCTCGGCGCTGACGGCCCTGTGGGGGCTCATGTACGTCGTGCAGACGGTGAGCCCCGCGGAGCTGGACCAGCTCTACACCGACCCCGCCATGGCCCCTTACCGGGACATGCTCGAGGAGAACCGGGGCCTCGTCGAGATCATGACCTCGACGGCCAAGCGCGTGATGATTTTCGGTCCCATCGTCGTGCTCAATGCCCTGGTCTTCGCGGGGGCCTGGCGGATGCGCCAGCTCAAGAGCCGGGGGCTGGCCATCGCCGGTGCCATCGCGTCACTGGTGCCCTGCTATGGCACCTGCTGCTGCATGGCGGCGCCCATCGGCATCTGGGCCCTGGTCGTCCTCTTCAAGCCCGAGGTGAAGGCCGCCTTCAGGTAGGCGTCATCGCTCCGGCGGCCGGCTCCTGGCGCGACGCCGTCACGGGCCGCCGCTTCTGCATCCGCACACAGGCCAGCTGCACCCGCGCCGTCAGGGGCCTCCGGGCCGGGTGCAGCGAGACGTAGCCTCGGTGGCGATAGAAGTTCTCCGCGTTGAGGCTCGCATCCAGCCCCAACAGCGGCGTGCCGTCTCCCCACGCCACCGACTCCAGCGCGGCCAGCAATTGGGAGCCCACGCCTCGGCCCACCTCATCCGGCACCACGTAGAGGGCCTCCAGCTCTCCCTGCCGCGTGTCGAGCTGTCCGAAGCCCACCATGCGACGGCCGCGCTCCGCCACCAGCACCGTGCGCGGCCGGTCCGGGCGCAGGTAGCCCTCCGGCCGCAGCAGGCTCACCCAGGTGTTGAGCTCGTCGGGGGCATAGACACCCTGGCAGAGCGTCTCCACCGCCTCGGTGTGGATGCGCCACAGCGCGCGCCGGTCCGAGTCGCGCGCTGGCCTGAGGTGGAGGCCCCCCGACGCGCCCATGGTCCCCTCAGGTGACCTTCATGCCCTTGGGGATGACCACCACTCCATCCGGCGTCACGTGGAAGCGCCGCTTGTCCTCCACCGGGTCGTAGCCGATGGTCGTCCCCGGCGGAATCTCCACGTTCTTGTCGATGATGGCCTTCCGCACGCGACTGCGGCGGCCGATGGTGACGTTCTCGAAGAGGATGGACGCCTCCACCTCCGAGTAGGAGTTGACGCGCACCTTCGGGGACAGCACGGACCGGTTCACGTGCCCGCCGGAGATGATGCAACCCTCGGACACCAGTGAGTCCGTTGCATGTCCCACGCGCGAGTTCTCCGCGTCCGCGAAGACGAACTTGGCCGGCGGGTAGTTGTGGGACTGCGTGTGGATGGGCCAGCGGTCGTTGTAGAGGTTGAAGATGGGGTCCACCTCCACCAGCTCCATGTTGGACTGGTAGTAGATGTCGATGTTCCCCACGTCCCGCCAGTAGCCGCGCTCCTTGGACTCCTGGCCGGCAATCTCGTTCTGCGCGAAGTCGTACACGTAGACGGGCGCGTTCTTGTACAGCTCGCTGATGATGGACTTGCCGAAGTCGTGTGCGCTCGTCTCGTTGGCCGCGTCGCGCACCACCTCCTGCACCAGCACCTCGGTGGTGAAGAGGTAGTTGCCCATGGAGGCCAGGCACATCTTCGGGTTGCCCGGCATGGGCGGCGGGTTCTGGGGCTTCTCCAGGAACTGGCGCATGCGCCCGTCCGGCCCCACGTCGATGATGCCGAACTCGCGCCCCTGCTCGATGGGCACGGGGATGGCCGCCACGGTGCACGCCGCCCGCTTCGCGATGTGGAAGTCGAGCATCTGCCGCGTGTCCATCCGGTACACGTGGTCCGCGCCGAAGACGAAGATGAAGTCGGGCTCCTCGTCCGTGATGATGTTGAGGTTCTGGTAGATGGCGTCGGCGCTGCCCTTGTACCAGTCCACCCCCGTCCGCATCTGCGCCGGCACCGCCTCCACGTAGTGCCCCAGGAAGGCGGACATCCGCCACGCGCGAGACAGGTGGTTGTTGAGCGAGTCGCTCTTGTACTGGGTGAGCACCTTCACCCGGTACACCCCCGAGTTGGTGAAGTTGGAGAGGGCGAAATCGATGATGCGATAGCGCCCCCCGAAGGGGACGGCGGGCTTGGCCCGCTCGCGCGTGAGCGGCTCCAGACGCGTGCCCGCGCCTCCCGCAAGAATCATCGCCAGGACCTTGGACATAGAACCTTCGGACGTTAGTCCGGCAACCTCGCCCCACAAGGCCGCCGAGGTTCCGCCGTCCGCCTTCGTTGAGTGTCCAACCGCGCCCGCCACGTCCTCCCCACCCCAGGGGACTCGCCAGATGTGGGATATGGGCGCCATCCGAGGGGAGCCGGGCGTGCTGGATGCTCGGTTCCTGCAGGGGTTGCTTGGCTTCCGAAAACAGGGTCGTGCTAGCCTCGCGGGCGATGTCAGGCGACGAAACGCGCGTCACCAAGATCTCCGCACTGGACCTGCGCTCACAGCGCAGCACCGAGTGCTGTCTCGTCCAGATTCACGGCCCCGAGCTCGGCAAGAAGTACCTGATTGACGACTCGGAGCTGACCATCGGCAGAGACCAGCACAACCACATCGTGGTGGACCTGGACAACGTCTCCCGTCGGCACGCTCGCGTGCTGGGGCGGGGCGGGAAGATGCTGGTGGAGGATTTGGGCTCCACCAACGGCACCTACCTGAATGACCAGGAAGTGCTCCAGGCCCAGCCGCTGCGAAGCGGCGACCTCATCAAGGTCGGCGGCTCCATCTTCAAGTTCCTCGATGGCGACAACATCGAGACGCAGTACCACGAGACCATCTACACGCTGACCATCGCGGACGGTCTCACCGGCATCAACAACAAGCGCTTCTTCCTCGAGTACCTCGAGCGGGAGATGGGGCGCTCCAGCCGCTATCAGCGCACGCTGACGCTGATGATTTTCGACATCGACCACTTCAAGCAGATCAACGACGTCCACGGGCACCTGGCCGGGGACTACGTGCTGCGAGAGCTGGCTCAGTCCATCAAGCGACTGGTGCGCCGCGAGCAGTGCTTCGCCCGCTACGGTGGCGAGGAGTTCGCCGTCGTCATGCCCGAGGATGGGCCGGACAAGGCGCGCTTGTTCGCGGAGAAGATTCGCAAGCTCATCGCGGAGAAGGCCTTCGTCTACGACGAGAAGGAGATTCCCGTGACCATCTCCATCGGCGTGGCGGAGATGGCGTCCGACATGACGGAGCCCACCCACTTCATCAAGGTGGCGGACGCGAACCTGTACAAGGCCAAGAAGACGGGCCGGAACCGGGTGGTCGGCTAGTCATGTCGGAGCAAGCGGCCGGGCCCTCCGTGCTCGCGAGGCTGGTGCTCGTGCTGCTGGGCCTGAGCTTCCTGGGCGCCGCGTGGGTGTGGCGCCACCGCTCCGAGCCGTGGGCCGGCCCCCTGGTGGACCGCGCCCGCCAGACAGTGGGCCGGTAGCTCCGGCCCACTCACGCGTCAGGTGCCCTGGCGCAGGTCTCCGAGCCGACCCTTCGTCCCAGGCAGGCTCCCGGGCGGCAGCTTCCCGTAGATGTGCTTCACGGTGTCGGCCAGCGTCTCCTGCGCGTCGCGCGCGCGGAAGCCCAGCTCGGCCTCCGCCTTGGCGGCGTCCAGCCAGAAGTAGTGCTCGCCAATCTCCACTTCCTGCGGATCCAACGGCGCGGGCGTCCCACGCAGCTTCGCCCAGCGCTCCAGCAGCTGGCTGCCCAGGATGTTCACCTGCGAGGGCAGCTTGAGCCGAGGCGCCGCCACGCCGGTGAGGCGCTCCAGACGATGGAAGAACTCCGTCATCGTCATGTTCACGCCCATCAGGTGGCGCCCGTACACCTCGCCCCGCGTGAGCGCGCTGTGGAACGCATCCGCCGCGTCGCGCACGTCCACGAAGGACATGCCGCCGCCGGGCATCGCGGGAAGCTCCCGGTTGAGGAACTTCACCACCATCCACGTCGAGGAGAGCCGGTCATCCCCCGGGCCCATGAGCAGGCTCGGGTTGAGGACGACGAGCGGGATGGAGTGCTTGCGGCAGTACTCCAGCGACAGCTTCTCTTCGTAGATTTTCGAGAGGTAGTACGGCCAGCGGGACACCACCGAGAGCGGGTAGTCGGCGGACTCGTCCAGCACCGCGGGGTCCTTGGACACCGCCGTGGTGCCGGAGGTGGAGGCCAGCACGACGCGCTGGACACCCGCCTCGCGCACGTCGCGCAAGAGCTCACGCGTGCAGTCCACGTGCAGCTCGAACATCTTCCGCCCGTCCTTGGGCTGGAAGGAGACGAGCCCCGCCAGGTGGTAGACGCCCTCCACGCCCTCCAGCGAGCGGCGCACCACGTCCCGGTCCTTCAAGTCTCCCGCGACGTACTCCGTGCCCGCGTAGGCTGGACCCGTGGGCCGCGTGCGGCCGATGAGGCGCACCGTGTGCCCGGCCGCCACCAGCTTGGGCACCAGATGCGCGCCCAGGAACCCCGTGCCTCCCGTCACCAGCAGCTTCACGACTGAGACCCTCCCGAAGGCGTGTGCTGGGGCATGACGCTGACCTCCACCGACGGCGGGTTGCCCAGGTGCAGCACGCGGCCGTCGCGCAGCTCGCGCACCGCGTCCTCGGCGATGCGCGTGGCGTAGCGGTAGCTCTCCGAGCGCGCCATGCCCTGCGTGCGCGCGCGAAGCGCCTCGTGTCCGAGCGCCGGTCCGATGCTGACCTTGAGGTCCTTCGACTTGGGGAACACGCTGCCCTTGGGCAGCGCCTCGAAGGCGCCGTGGATGTAGAGCGGCAGCACGTCCACCCGGTACGTCAGCGCCAGGTAGCCCAGCGTGGACTTGAACTCCTGCAGCTCCCCGGTGGGCGAGCGCGTGCCCTCCGGGAAGATGAGGACGTTGTAGCCCTGGCGCAGCGCCTCACCGGCCTGACGCAGCGACTCGCGCAGCGAGCCGTGCCGCTCGATGGGCACCAGGTTGGTGAAGTTCTCGAACCACGCGCGCTTGAGCGGCGTGTCGAAGAAGTAGTCGCGCGCGGCCAGCGAGATGAGCCGCTCTCCCTGCTCCTCCAGCACCACGCGCACCAGTCCCGCGTCCAGGTGGCTGGCGTGGTTGGCGATGACCAGGAAGTTGCGGTTCTGCGGGATGAAGGGACGGCCCGTCACCTTCACGTCGAACACGCCGCCGTAGAGGACCTTCTGGCCGAAGGACAAGAGCTGCCGGCCCACGTCCGCGACGACGTCCGGCACCGGAATCTCCACCTCCTCCGCCTTCACGTTCTGCTGGGAGATGTCCTTGGCCCGCGTCTCCGCGGAAGGCCGGCGGCCCGAGGCCATCACCACCTTGCGCAGGTCATCCACCGTCTGCACCTGCGTCAGGTCCTCGATGGCGGGCAGCGGCACCCCCGCCGCTTCCAGCGCGGAGGACAGCTCGGTGAGCATCAGCGAGTCGAAGCCCAAGTCTCCGGCGAGGTTGGTCTCCGGACGCACGTCCGCGAGCGGCCGGTGGCACACCTCGGCGATGAGCGGGAAGAGCCAGTCGGCCGCGCCGCCCGTGCCCTGCGCCGCCGTGGAGACCTTCTCGCGCGCCTTGGCGGTGCTCGCGGCCATGCGCTCCAGCCGCTGCAGCTCCTCCACCACCAGCTTGCGCTTCACCTTGCGCGTGGACGTGCGCGCCAGCTCCCCATCCCAGAAGCGCAGCACCTTCATGCGCCGGTAGTGGGGCATGCCCGCGCCCGTCTTGCGGAAGTGCTCCTCCAACTCGCGGCGGACCTCCTCGCGGGGCCGGTCGCGGTAGTCCGGCACGCACAGGCACGCCACCTTCTCGCCGCCCGCGTCGTCGGGCAGGCCGACGATGGACAGCTCCTTGATGTGCGGGTGCTCCTGGTACAGCTCCTCGAGCTCGTCCGGGTAGATGTTCTTCCCGTTGTGGTCGATGATGACGTCCTTGGCGCGGCCCACCAGGAACAGTCGGCCCTCCGCGTCCACGCGGCCCAGGTCGCCGGTGTGCAGCCAGCCCTCGCGCAGCACCGCCTGAGTGGCGTCGCCGTCGCCGAAGTAGCCCGCCATGACGTTGGGGCCCTTGGCCAGCACCTCGCCAATGCCGTCGTTGTCCGGGTGGAGGATGCGCACCTCGATGCCCGGCAGCGGCTTGCCCACCGAGCCCGGCGTGCGCTTGTTGCCCGGCTCCGCGACGGCGAGCACCGGCGCGGCCTCCGTCAGCCCGTAGCCTTCCGTGATGTTGAAGCCCAGCTCGTGGAAGGCCTTGTTCACTTCCTCGGGCAGCGCGGAGCCACCGGACACCAGCACCTTGAGGTTTCCGCCGAACTTGCGGTGCACCGGCCAGAACAGGAGCTTGCCCAGGTTGATGTTGGCCCGGTTGCGCAGCTCCCCGTGCGTGGCCATCAGCGCCTTGATGCCCTGCTCGATGATGGGCGGACGGCTGGAGAACTCCTGCGTCAGCTTGCGGTGCAACAACTGCCACAGCGCGGGCACGCCAATCATCGCGCTGATGCGGCCCGTCTCGAAGACCTCGCCCAGCCGGTCCGACGTGAGCTCGTCGATGTATGTGATTTCCGCGCCGCGCGAGAACGGCGTGAGGAAGCCCGCGGAGAACTCGAACGTGTGGTGCAGGGGCAGCACGGACAGCACGCCGTCGCCCACGCCCACGTCGAACACGCCGGCGAGCTTCGCCACCAGCGAGGTGAAGTTGCGGTGGGTGAGCATCACGCCCTTGGGCGTGCCCGTCGTGCCGGACGTGAAGATGAGGCTCGCGATATCATCCGGCGACGCGGACTTGCGCACCGGACCAATCCGGTCGTCCTTGGCCGCCGGGTCGCCCGTCATGGCCTCGGCGAGGCTGGCGATGACGACGTCGCTGCCCAGCGCGTCGAGCAGCCCCGGGAAGTCCTTCGCCGCCTCCTCGGAGAACAGGCACACGCGCGCCTGCGCCCGCTTGGCGATGTTGATGATCTCCGCCTCGCTCAGGCCGGGGTCCACCGGAACCATGGTCCCGCCCGCGCGCAGGATGCCGAAGAAGCACGTGCCCCACTCGGGCCGGTTCTCGGACACCAGCAGCACGCGCTCACCGGGCTTCAGGCCCGCGCGCAGCAGGAAGCTGCCCACGCGCGCGGCATAGCGGTGCACCTCGCCGAAGGTGAAGCGCTCCTCCCGCTCGCCCGCGACCATGCGGAAGGCCACCCGGTGCCGATAGGCGTGCACCGTGGCCTCGAACATCTCCAAGAGGTCCCTGTTCGCGGGGATGACGGTGCGCTTCTCGCGCTCCTCCTCCAGGCCGGGGAACACCCACTTCTCCAGGCCCGGCAGGTGCGTCTCCATGAAGTACGCACGCCAGTCGATGCGCTCCGGGTCCCACGGAATCTTCAGCCTGTCGCCGTGCGCCATGCGCTCGAAGACGGAGCGCGTGTTGTCGCAGCGGAAGACGTAGCGGTTCTCGTAGAGGAAGGGGAGGAACAGCTCCGTCAGCGCGATGAGGCCGACGTTGCTCTCCTCCACCTCGTCGAGCGAGACCTTGGCCTTGTCCAGCATGGCCTGCACCGCGGGCGCGCCCCACGCGG
Encoded here:
- a CDS encoding GGDEF domain-containing protein, producing MSGDETRVTKISALDLRSQRSTECCLVQIHGPELGKKYLIDDSELTIGRDQHNHIVVDLDNVSRRHARVLGRGGKMLVEDLGSTNGTYLNDQEVLQAQPLRSGDLIKVGGSIFKFLDGDNIETQYHETIYTLTIADGLTGINNKRFFLEYLEREMGRSSRYQRTLTLMIFDIDHFKQINDVHGHLAGDYVLRELAQSIKRLVRREQCFARYGGEEFAVVMPEDGPDKARLFAEKIRKLIAEKAFVYDEKEIPVTISIGVAEMASDMTEPTHFIKVADANLYKAKKTGRNRVVG
- the glgC gene encoding glucose-1-phosphate adenylyltransferase, whose translation is MSKVLAMILAGGAGTRLEPLTRERAKPAVPFGGRYRIIDFALSNFTNSGVYRVKVLTQYKSDSLNNHLSRAWRMSAFLGHYVEAVPAQMRTGVDWYKGSADAIYQNLNIITDEEPDFIFVFGADHVYRMDTRQMLDFHIAKRAACTVAAIPVPIEQGREFGIIDVGPDGRMRQFLEKPQNPPPMPGNPKMCLASMGNYLFTTEVLVQEVVRDAANETSAHDFGKSIISELYKNAPVYVYDFAQNEIAGQESKERGYWRDVGNIDIYYQSNMELVEVDPIFNLYNDRWPIHTQSHNYPPAKFVFADAENSRVGHATDSLVSEGCIISGGHVNRSVLSPKVRVNSYSEVEASILFENVTIGRRSRVRKAIIDKNVEIPPGTTIGYDPVEDKRRFHVTPDGVVVIPKGMKVT
- a CDS encoding AMP-binding protein is translated as MSLPPELNVSQVFSGKRVLFAGATGFVGKVTLSMLLHRYGQELERVYVLVRKGSAASAERRFFDKVATSEPFQPLRDAYGEDGALEFLRSKCEVLDGDITDPWVGLEESRVAELTGQVHAFINCAGLVSFNPSLEVGLNVNTHGVKYAVELALRWGVPLIHMSTSFVAGNRSGLVFEDEEVRGYFPKKDQLDGRDFSLEQELKDAERIVARLREQADDRALTSTFRKKALDRLAEEGRDVNDEKTLRLAVGRERKLWLSGELVRAGMERAAHWGWPNTYTYTKSLGEQVMAATPGLRYSIVRPSIVESSKHYPFPGWNEGFTTSAPLAFAGIKGPGGIPAGENTILDIIPVDQVAGATIGITAHAMQVEERRVYQLASGDVNPFYASRSVELVGLYRRRYYRNRETGNKLLNHLRSRLEPQPVSKREFELFSAPMLVKGARFLKKTIDEVRPAWGAPAVQAMLDKAKVSLDEVEESNVGLIALTELFLPFLYENRYVFRCDNTRSVFERMAHGDRLKIPWDPERIDWRAYFMETHLPGLEKWVFPGLEEEREKRTVIPANRDLLEMFEATVHAYRHRVAFRMVAGEREERFTFGEVHRYAARVGSFLLRAGLKPGERVLLVSENRPEWGTCFFGILRAGGTMVPVDPGLSEAEIINIAKRAQARVCLFSEEAAKDFPGLLDALGSDVVIASLAEAMTGDPAAKDDRIGPVRKSASPDDIASLIFTSGTTGTPKGVMLTHRNFTSLVAKLAGVFDVGVGDGVLSVLPLHHTFEFSAGFLTPFSRGAEITYIDELTSDRLGEVFETGRISAMIGVPALWQLLHRKLTQEFSSRPPIIEQGIKALMATHGELRNRANINLGKLLFWPVHRKFGGNLKVLVSGGSALPEEVNKAFHELGFNITEGYGLTEAAPVLAVAEPGNKRTPGSVGKPLPGIEVRILHPDNDGIGEVLAKGPNVMAGYFGDGDATQAVLREGWLHTGDLGRVDAEGRLFLVGRAKDVIIDHNGKNIYPDELEELYQEHPHIKELSIVGLPDDAGGEKVACLCVPDYRDRPREEVRRELEEHFRKTGAGMPHYRRMKVLRFWDGELARTSTRKVKRKLVVEELQRLERMAASTAKAREKVSTAAQGTGGAADWLFPLIAEVCHRPLADVRPETNLAGDLGFDSLMLTELSSALEAAGVPLPAIEDLTQVQTVDDLRKVVMASGRRPSAETRAKDISQQNVKAEEVEIPVPDVVADVGRQLLSFGQKVLYGGVFDVKVTGRPFIPQNRNFLVIANHASHLDAGLVRVVLEEQGERLISLAARDYFFDTPLKRAWFENFTNLVPIERHGSLRESLRQAGEALRQGYNVLIFPEGTRSPTGELQEFKSTLGYLALTYRVDVLPLYIHGAFEALPKGSVFPKSKDLKVSIGPALGHEALRARTQGMARSESYRYATRIAEDAVRELRDGRVLHLGNPPSVEVSVMPQHTPSGGSQS
- a CDS encoding GNAT family N-acetyltransferase gives rise to the protein MGASGGLHLRPARDSDRRALWRIHTEAVETLCQGVYAPDELNTWVSLLRPEGYLRPDRPRTVLVAERGRRMVGFGQLDTRQGELEALYVVPDEVGRGVGSQLLAALESVAWGDGTPLLGLDASLNAENFYRHRGYVSLHPARRPLTARVQLACVRMQKRRPVTASRQEPAAGAMTPT
- a CDS encoding NAD-dependent epimerase/dehydratase family protein, which gives rise to MKLLVTGGTGFLGAHLVPKLVAAGHTVRLIGRTRPTGPAYAGTEYVAGDLKDRDVVRRSLEGVEGVYHLAGLVSFQPKDGRKMFELHVDCTRELLRDVREAGVQRVVLASTSGTTAVSKDPAVLDESADYPLSVVSRWPYYLSKIYEEKLSLEYCRKHSIPLVVLNPSLLMGPGDDRLSSTWMVVKFLNRELPAMPGGGMSFVDVRDAADAFHSALTRGEVYGRHLMGVNMTMTEFFHRLERLTGVAAPRLKLPSQVNILGSQLLERWAKLRGTPAPLDPQEVEIGEHYFWLDAAKAEAELGFRARDAQETLADTVKHIYGKLPPGSLPGTKGRLGDLRQGT